One genomic window of Camelina sativa cultivar DH55 chromosome 5, Cs, whole genome shotgun sequence includes the following:
- the LOC104785004 gene encoding defensin-like protein 195: MAKAMKSVSIFVVFFIFFLVISDVPEIEAQCSECLKEYGGDVGFGFCAPRIFPTFCYTRCRANKGAKGGRCRWGEGINNVKCLCDYCDDTPR; encoded by the exons atggcAAAGGCCATGAAATCTGTTTCCATCTTCGTtgtctttttcatcttcttcttggtaatTTCCG ACGTGCCAGAGATAGAAGCTCAGTGTAGCGAGTGCTTGAAAGAATACGGTGGTGATgttggttttgggttttgtgcCCCTCGGATATTTCCGACGTTTTGTTATACAAGATGCCGTGCGAACAAAGGAGCTAAAGGTGGAAGATGCCGTTGGGGAGAAGGCATTAATAATGTTAAGTGCTTATGCGACTATTGCGATGATACTCCCCGTTAA
- the LOC104788792 gene encoding uncharacterized protein LOC104788792 translates to MNSPRSASSNPSAGSHLRRATTSESSGSTRSVRRRTRSLRPSDSSSTDSDAARFEEIKRRLAPGSAVPSSSGLTFKIPSLIDEPLNDGLSSPNLDDVPLPTVNLFNHMPATSIKIDAAVDAVRIGKLKVDVTVVADRPRKLNTKPKILIPNAFQRPWDAPSGFICLSEKYFTECGLTFPLPSFLMTYFARRKAAVSQFAPATFRNAVGLSIMAEAARVKLTCDHFEELTCLNPSSREKTPGLYYVASGKKTTLVEGAKGKTYNWKGSYFFLEVAAGVMEDPSIPWFSGWNPSPVVIPRCLLPYPSSFRAEIDAIKLRCPFVWPGTEGRKDRPRKLASNRRPRAETMGKLNLNVPNASARYRQAPEPPSRSAPRQDVRRGSDPPAAGSSKKAPPNRHTGPEETLPRRKVDGTPGRIADPPKRSQKRKDGPEQEPPVPLKKSKPVDFSWDFAHSSGARPFPADSQSCAELFRKIHYGEGRLPSVERMKEADAVTEVAQASFEFIAHINRMATRYECRVRDMERSGASNERIERLKAQLGEAVRSNQRLSDLVAKLEHHRSGLIKERDSLSTKLKESEASCNGLKLTLSSETRRLRDRRDEYGHHERINAFHEVAGRVQRLLSKHKSHAEAVEASREKFLEYNQAVGNVQMLETLAAEGRISLLDEELKGQVVAVMNQLKDEVGEFDLPDISEADFDLSQIFAGPLPPIPTWIASPISGNTEGHTDEGGDERSESGEIGGEELDEQEQVDDRPSDGVEAQVTDQPSNGVEEQVPDCSAEGLPRPSTPGRESPVAGLVSKKRVALMPVTTRSAWLRRAREQLGVRSDEVIQSELNYYNARIQRLRAYVIATRRSFERYYDFCRIDGVVECLETLIDEGFFFPKWRWDRLVEERTRREDLCAEVVIPALEQGDLDTLGRRPFEEREEIEACRDRIDVLRRYVTQLESTNHYFSESSRVEGICAYLEDMVGRGMAVPMDLLKDVKESCRYWQTTIGGLEFNEPSNADLGIE, encoded by the exons atgaattcTCCTCGATCCGCGTCATCCAATCCCTCTGCCGGAAGTCACCTTCGACGAGCGACGACTTCTGAATCTAGCGGCTCTACCAGATCTGTTCGCCGTCGAACTCGTTCTCTAAGACCCTCTGACTCGTCTTCGACGGATTCGGATGCGGCTCGATTCGAAGAGATAAAGCGTCGTCTTGCTCCCGGATCTGCAGTCCCTAGCTCCTCAGGGCTTACTTTCAAGATTCCCTCCTTGATAGACGAGCCTTTGAACGATGGCTTGTCTTCTCCTAATTTGGACGATGTCCCTTTGCCAACCGTGAATCTCTTCAATCATATGCCGGCGACGTCGATAAAAATTGATGCGGCAGTTGACGCAGTTCGTATCGGGAAATTAAAAGTTGATGTGACAGTTGTTGCGGATCGTCCCAGGAAACTGAACACGAAACCGAAGATCTTGATTCCGAACGCCTTTCAACGTCCCTGGGATGCACCTTCCGGTTTTATTTGTCTTTCAGAGAAATACTTCACCGAGTGCGGACTCACCTTTCCTCTTCCGTCTTTTTTGATGACGTATTTTGCTCGTCGAAAGGCGGCTGTTTCCCAATTTGCCCCGGCGACCTTTCGAAATGCTGTCGGTCTTTCGATCATGGCCGAGGCTGCAAGGGTCAAGCTTACTTGTGATCACTTTGAAGAGTTGACGTGTCTGAATCCGTCGAGTCGGGAGAAGACTCCCGGGCTTTATTACGTAGCCTCGGGAAAGAAGACGACGCTCGTCGAGGGTGCCAAGGGTAAAACGTATAACTGGAAAGGCTCGTATTTCTTTTTGGAAGTTGCCGCGGGGGTTATGGAGGATCCGTCGATCCCttggttttctgggtggaaccctTCACCCG tTGTTATTCCGAGGTGTTTGCTTCCATACCCTTCTTCTTTCCGAGCCGAAATAGACGCGATTAAGCTCCGTTGCCCCTTCGTTTGGCCGGGAACCGAGGGTAGAAAAGATCGTCCACGGAAGTTAGCATCCAACCGAAGACCAAGAG ctgagACTATGGGGAAACTGAACTTGAACGTCCCTAATGCATCCGCTCGCTATCGCCAAGCTCCAGAGCCGCCGTCTCGGTCGGCTCCCCGTCAGGATGTTCGTCGAGGTTCCGATCCCCCTGCTGCAGGGTCGTCCAAAAAAGCCCCGCCTAACCGCCACACCGGCCCTGAAGAGACGCTTCCAAGGAGGAAGGTGGACGGAACTCCTGGTCGCATTGCCGACCCTCCAAAAAGGTCGCAGAAAAGGAAGGATGGCCCTGAACAAGAGCCGCCTGTCCCACTGAAGAAGTCAAAGCCGGTCGACTTCAGCTGGGATTTTGCTCATTCATCTGGAGCTCGTCCTTTTCCAGCTGACTCGCAGTCTTGTGCCGAGTTGTTTCGGAAGATCCATTATGGCGAAGGTCGTCTCCCTTCCGTTGAAAGGATGAAAGAGGCCGACGCTGTCACCGAAGTTGCTCAAGCGTCTTTTGAG tttatTGCGCATATTAATCGTATGGCCACCCGCTATGAATGTCGTGTTCGAGACATGGAACGTTCGGGGGCGTCAAATGAGAGGATTGAGCGCCTCAAGGCTCAATTGGGGGAGGCAGTTCGGTCCAACCAGAGGCTTAGCGACCTTGTGGCCAAACTCGAACATCACCGGAGTGGGCTTATCAAAGAGCGGGATTCTCTCTCGACGAAGCTTAAGGAGTCCGAAGCTTCCTGCAATGGTCTGAAGCTCACCCTTAGCTCGGAGACGAGAAGGCTCAGGGATCGGCGTGATGAATATGGGCACCATGAGCGAATCAATGCCTTTCACGAGGTGGCCGGTCGTGTGCAGAGGCTCCTATCGAAGCATAAAAGCCACGCCGAAGCGGTTGAAGCGTCGCGGGAGAAATTCCTCGAATACAACCAAGCTGTTGGGAACGTTCAAATGCTGGAAACGCTCGCCGCCGAGGGTCGAATTTCCTTGCTTGATGAGGAGCTTAAGGGCCAGGTCGTGGCCGTGATGAATCAGCTGAAGGACGAGGTTGGAGAGTTTGATCTGCCAGACATCTCCGAGGCTGATTTTGACTTGTCTCAGATTTTTGCCGGGCCTCTCCCCCCAATTCCGACTTGGATCGCTTCCCCAATCAGCGGGAATACGGAGGGTCATACTGATGAGGGTGGGGATGAAAGGTCGGAGAGTGGGGAGATCGGGGGTGAAGAACTGGACGAGCAGGAGCAGGTTGACGATCGCCCTTCAGACGGAGTTGAGGCGCAAGTCACCGACCAACCTTCTAATGGAGTCGAGGAGCAGGTTCCGGACTGTTCTGCCGAAGGGTTACCTCGTCCTTCCACTCCTGGGCGCGAGTCTCCGGTTGCTGGCCTAGTCTC gaAGAAGAGAGTTGCTCTGATGCCGGTGACGACAAGATCGGCGTGGTTGCGCAGGGCGCGGGAACAGCTCGGCGTTAGATCCGACGAGGTTATTCAATCAGAACTTAACTATTATAATGCTCGCATTCAGCGACTAAGGGCTTACGTCATTGCCACCCGTCGTTCGTTCGAACGTTACTACGACTTCTGTCGTATTGACGGGGTTGTTGAATGTCTTGAAACGCTGATCGACGAAGGGTTTTTCTTTCCGAAGTGGCGATGGGATCGTTTGGTGGAAGAACGCACCCGGCGCGAAGATTTATGTGCGGAAGTGGTAATTCCCGCACTCGAGCAGGGCGACCTTGATACCCTTGGTCGGAGGCCGTTTGAGGAACGAGAGGAGATCGAAGCCTGTCGTGATCGTATCGACGTGCTTCGCCGCTACGTGACGCAGTTGGAGAGCACAAACCACTATTTTAGCGAAAGTAGTCGCGTCGAAGGGATTTGTGCGTACCTCGAGGACATGGTTGGGCGAGGCATGGCTGTTCCGATGGATCTGCTGAAGGATGTGAAAGAGTCATGCCGCTATTGGCAGACAACAATTGGCGGGTTGGAATTTAACGAGCCTTCCAATGCCGATCTAGGAATTGAATGA
- the LOC104785002 gene encoding uncharacterized protein LOC104785002 isoform X2: MMTFLDSSFLPYKYHFLSNLVIFFSCFWCSRRSGIFPFLYLVVILLLVCRRFFIMNSPRSASSNPSAGSHLRRATTSESSGSTRSVRRRTRSLRSSDSSSTDSDAARFEEIKRRLAPGSAVPSSSGLTFKTPSLIDEPLNDGPSSPNLDDVPLPTVNLFNHMPATSIKIDAAVDAVRIGKLRVDVTVVADCPRKLNTKPKILIPNAFQRPWDAPSGFICLSEKYFTECGLTFPLPSFLMTYFARRKAAVSQFAPATFRNAVGLSIMAEAARVKLTCDHFEELTCLNPSSREKTPGLYYVASGKKTTLVEGAKGKTYSWKGSYFFLEVTAGVMEDPSIHWFSGWNPSPVVIPRCLLPYPSSFRAEIDVIKLRCPFVWPGTEGRKDRPRKLASSRRPRAETMGKLNLNVPNASARYRQAPEPPSRSAPRQDVRRGSDPPAAGSSKKVPPNRHTGPEETLPRRKVDGTPGRIADPPKRSQKRKDGPEQEPPVPLKKSKPVDFSWDFAHSSGARPFPADSQSCAELFRKIHYGEGRLPSVERMKEADAVTEVAQASFEFIAHINRMATRYECRVRDMERSGASNERIERLKAQLGEAVRSNQRLSDLVAKLEHHRSGLIKERDSLSTKLKESEASCNGLKLTLSSETRRLRDRRDEYGHHERINAFHEVAGRVQRLLSKHKSHAEAVEASREKFLEYNQAVGNVQMLETLVAEGRISLLDEELKGQVVAVMNQLKGEVGEFDLPDISEADFDLSQIFAGPLPPIPTWIASPISGNTEGHTDEGGDERSESGEIGGEELDEQEQVDDRPSDGVEAQVTDQPSNGVEEQVPDCSAKGLPRPSTPGRESPVAGLVS, encoded by the exons ATGATGACGTTTCTGGATTCTTCTTTCCTCCCCTATAAATATCACTTCCTCTCTAATCTTGTTATCTTCTTCTCGTGTTTTTGGTGCTCCCGTCGTTCAggtatttttcctttcttatatcTCGTCGTTATATTGCTTTTAGTGTGTCGTCGCTTTTTCATTATGAATTCTCCTCGATCCGCGTCATCCAATCCCTCTGCCGGAAGTCACCTTCGACGAGCGACGACTTCTGAATCTAGCGGCTCTACCAGATCTGTTCGCCGTCGAACTCGTTCTCTAAGATCCTCTGACTCGTCTTCGACGGATTCGGATGCGGCTCGATTTGAAGAGATAAAGCGTCGTCTTGCTCCTGGATCTGCAGTCCCTAGCTCCTCAGGGCTTACTTTCAAGACTCCCTCCTTGATAGACGAGCCATTGAACGATGGCCCGTCTTCTCCTAATTTGGACGACGTTCCTTTGCCAACCGTGAATCTCTTCAATCATATGCCGGCGACGTCGATAAAAATTGATGCGGCAGTTGACGCAGTTCGTATCGGGAAATTAAGAGTTGACGTGACAGTTGTTGCGGATTGTCCCAGGAAACTGAACACGAAGCCGAAGATTTTGATTCCGAACGCCTTTCAACGTCCCTGGGATGCACCTTCTGGTTTTATTTGTCTTTCAGAGAAATACTTCACCGAGTGCGGACTCACCTTTCCTCTTCCGTCTTTTTTGATGACGTATTTTGCTCGTCGAAAGGCGGCTGTTTCCCAATTTGCCCCGGCGACCTTTCGAAATGCTGTCGGTCTTTCGATCATGGCCGAGGCTGCAAGGGTCAAGCTTACTTGTGATCACTTTGAAGAGTTGACGTGTCTGAATCCGTCGAGTCGGGAGAAGACTCCCGGGCTTTATTACGTAGCCTCGGGAAAGAAGACGACGCTCGTCGAGGGTGCCAAGGGTAAAACGTATAGCTGGAAAGGCTCGTATTTCTTTTTGGAAGTTACCGCGGGGGTTATGGAGGATCCGTCGATCCAttggttttctgggtggaaccctTCACCCG tTGTTATTCCGAGGTGTTTGCTTCCATACCCTTCTTCTTTCCGAGCCGAAATAGACGTGATTAAGCTCCGTTGCCCCTTCGTTTGGCCGGGAACCGAGGGTAGAAAAGATCGTCCACGGAAGTTAGCATCCAGCCGAAGACCAAGAg ctgagACTATGGGGAAACTGAACTTGAACGTCCCTAATGCATCCGCTCGCTATCGCCAAGCTCCAGAGCCGCCGTCTCGATCGGCTCCCCGTCAGGATGTTCGTCGAGGTTCCGATCCCCCTGCTGCAGGGTCGTCCAAAAAAGTCCCTCCTAACCGCCACACCGGCCCTGAAGAGACGCTTCCAAGGAGGAAGGTGGACGGAACTCCTGGTCGCATTGCCGACCCTCCAAAAAGGTCGCAGAAAAGGAAGGATGGCCCTGAACAAGAGCCGCCTGTCCCACTGAAGAAGTCAAAGCCGGTCGACTTCAGCTGGGATTTTGCTCATTCATCTGGAGCTCGTCCTTTTCCAGCTGACTCGCAGTCTTGTGCCGAGTTGTTTCGGAAGATCCATTATGGCGAAGGTCGTCTCCCTTCCGTTGAAAGGATGAAAGAGGCCGACGCTGTCACCGAAGTTGCTCAAGCGTCTTTTGAG tttatTGCGCATATTAATCGTATGGCCACCCGCTATGAATGTCGTGTTCGAGACATGGAACGTTCGGGGGCGTCAAATGAGAGGATTGAGCGCCTCAAGGCTCAATTGGGGGAGGCAGTTCGGTCCAACCAGAGGCTTAGCGACCTTGTGGCCAAACTCGAACATCACCGGAGTGGGCTTATCAAAGAGCGGGATTCTCTCTCGACGAAGCTTAAGGAGTCCGAAGCTTCCTGCAATGGTCTGAAGCTCACCCTTAGCTCGGAGACGAGAAGGCTCAGGGATCGGCGTGATGAATATGGGCACCATGAGCGAATCAATGCCTTTCACGAGGTGGCCGGTCGCGTGCAGAGGCTCCTATCGAAGCACAAAAGCCACGCCGAAGCGGTTGAAGCGTCGCGGGAGAAATTCCTCGAATACAACCAAGCTGTTGGGAACGTTCAAATGCTTGAAACGCTCGTCGCCGAGGGTCGAATTTCCTTGCTTGATGAGGAGCTTAAGGGCCAGGTTGTGGCCGTGATGAATCAGCTGAAGGGCGAGGTTGGAGAGTTTGATCTGCCAGATATCTCCGAGGCTGATTTTGACTTGTCTCAGATTTTCGCCGGGCCTCTCCCCCCAATTCCGACTTGGATCGCTTCCCCAATCAGCGGGAATACGGAGGGTCATACTGATGAGGGCGGGGATGAAAGGTCGGAGAGTGGGGAGATCGGGGGTGAAGAACTGGACGAGCAGGAGCAGGTTGACGATCGTCCTTCAGACGGAGTTGAGGCGCAAGTCACCGACCAACCTTCTAATGGAGTCGAGGAGCAGGTTCCGGACTGTTCTGCCAAAGGGTTACCTCGTCCTTCCACTCCTGGGCGCGAGTCTCCGGTTGCTGGCCTAGTCTCGTGA
- the LOC104785003 gene encoding defensin-like protein 193, with amino-acid sequence MGIARKSVTTFAIYFILFLIIFEVPEIYAQDSECLKQYGGNVGFKYCAPRIYPSLCYRNCRKNKAAEGGRCRSGEAGDGGMTCLCDYCSDKP; translated from the exons atGGGAATAGCAAGGAAGTCAGTTACTACCTTCGCCATTTATTTCATCCTCTTCTTGATTATCTTTG AAGTGCCAGAGATATACGCGCAGGATAGCGAGTGTCTGAAGCAATACGGCGGTAATGTGGGTTTCAAGTACTGTGCGCCACGGATTTATCCGTCGTTATGTTATCGGAACTGCCGTAAGAACAAGGCCGCCGAGGGAGGAAGATGTCGTTCAGGGGAGGCAGGAGATGGTGGTATGACATGTTTATGCGACTACTGCAGCGACAAAccttaa
- the LOC104785002 gene encoding uncharacterized protein LOC104785002 isoform X1, producing MMTFLDSSFLPYKYHFLSNLVIFFSCFWCSRRSGIFPFLYLVVILLLVCRRFFIMNSPRSASSNPSAGSHLRRATTSESSGSTRSVRRRTRSLRSSDSSSTDSDAARFEEIKRRLAPGSAVPSSSGLTFKTPSLIDEPLNDGPSSPNLDDVPLPTVNLFNHMPATSIKIDAAVDAVRIGKLRVDVTVVADCPRKLNTKPKILIPNAFQRPWDAPSGFICLSEKYFTECGLTFPLPSFLMTYFARRKAAVSQFAPATFRNAVGLSIMAEAARVKLTCDHFEELTCLNPSSREKTPGLYYVASGKKTTLVEGAKGKTYSWKGSYFFLEVTAGVMEDPSIHWFSGWNPSPGSRPFLLSYLHLLPLVFVNPPLPFFFKFAVVIPRCLLPYPSSFRAEIDVIKLRCPFVWPGTEGRKDRPRKLASSRRPRAETMGKLNLNVPNASARYRQAPEPPSRSAPRQDVRRGSDPPAAGSSKKVPPNRHTGPEETLPRRKVDGTPGRIADPPKRSQKRKDGPEQEPPVPLKKSKPVDFSWDFAHSSGARPFPADSQSCAELFRKIHYGEGRLPSVERMKEADAVTEVAQASFEFIAHINRMATRYECRVRDMERSGASNERIERLKAQLGEAVRSNQRLSDLVAKLEHHRSGLIKERDSLSTKLKESEASCNGLKLTLSSETRRLRDRRDEYGHHERINAFHEVAGRVQRLLSKHKSHAEAVEASREKFLEYNQAVGNVQMLETLVAEGRISLLDEELKGQVVAVMNQLKGEVGEFDLPDISEADFDLSQIFAGPLPPIPTWIASPISGNTEGHTDEGGDERSESGEIGGEELDEQEQVDDRPSDGVEAQVTDQPSNGVEEQVPDCSAKGLPRPSTPGRESPVAGLVS from the exons ATGATGACGTTTCTGGATTCTTCTTTCCTCCCCTATAAATATCACTTCCTCTCTAATCTTGTTATCTTCTTCTCGTGTTTTTGGTGCTCCCGTCGTTCAggtatttttcctttcttatatcTCGTCGTTATATTGCTTTTAGTGTGTCGTCGCTTTTTCATTATGAATTCTCCTCGATCCGCGTCATCCAATCCCTCTGCCGGAAGTCACCTTCGACGAGCGACGACTTCTGAATCTAGCGGCTCTACCAGATCTGTTCGCCGTCGAACTCGTTCTCTAAGATCCTCTGACTCGTCTTCGACGGATTCGGATGCGGCTCGATTTGAAGAGATAAAGCGTCGTCTTGCTCCTGGATCTGCAGTCCCTAGCTCCTCAGGGCTTACTTTCAAGACTCCCTCCTTGATAGACGAGCCATTGAACGATGGCCCGTCTTCTCCTAATTTGGACGACGTTCCTTTGCCAACCGTGAATCTCTTCAATCATATGCCGGCGACGTCGATAAAAATTGATGCGGCAGTTGACGCAGTTCGTATCGGGAAATTAAGAGTTGACGTGACAGTTGTTGCGGATTGTCCCAGGAAACTGAACACGAAGCCGAAGATTTTGATTCCGAACGCCTTTCAACGTCCCTGGGATGCACCTTCTGGTTTTATTTGTCTTTCAGAGAAATACTTCACCGAGTGCGGACTCACCTTTCCTCTTCCGTCTTTTTTGATGACGTATTTTGCTCGTCGAAAGGCGGCTGTTTCCCAATTTGCCCCGGCGACCTTTCGAAATGCTGTCGGTCTTTCGATCATGGCCGAGGCTGCAAGGGTCAAGCTTACTTGTGATCACTTTGAAGAGTTGACGTGTCTGAATCCGTCGAGTCGGGAGAAGACTCCCGGGCTTTATTACGTAGCCTCGGGAAAGAAGACGACGCTCGTCGAGGGTGCCAAGGGTAAAACGTATAGCTGGAAAGGCTCGTATTTCTTTTTGGAAGTTACCGCGGGGGTTATGGAGGATCCGTCGATCCAttggttttctgggtggaaccctTCACCCGGTAGCCGACCCTTCTTGCTTAGTTATCTTCACTTGCTTCCTTTGGTTTTTGTTAACCCCCccctcccttttttttttaaatttgcagtTGTTATTCCGAGGTGTTTGCTTCCATACCCTTCTTCTTTCCGAGCCGAAATAGACGTGATTAAGCTCCGTTGCCCCTTCGTTTGGCCGGGAACCGAGGGTAGAAAAGATCGTCCACGGAAGTTAGCATCCAGCCGAAGACCAAGAg ctgagACTATGGGGAAACTGAACTTGAACGTCCCTAATGCATCCGCTCGCTATCGCCAAGCTCCAGAGCCGCCGTCTCGATCGGCTCCCCGTCAGGATGTTCGTCGAGGTTCCGATCCCCCTGCTGCAGGGTCGTCCAAAAAAGTCCCTCCTAACCGCCACACCGGCCCTGAAGAGACGCTTCCAAGGAGGAAGGTGGACGGAACTCCTGGTCGCATTGCCGACCCTCCAAAAAGGTCGCAGAAAAGGAAGGATGGCCCTGAACAAGAGCCGCCTGTCCCACTGAAGAAGTCAAAGCCGGTCGACTTCAGCTGGGATTTTGCTCATTCATCTGGAGCTCGTCCTTTTCCAGCTGACTCGCAGTCTTGTGCCGAGTTGTTTCGGAAGATCCATTATGGCGAAGGTCGTCTCCCTTCCGTTGAAAGGATGAAAGAGGCCGACGCTGTCACCGAAGTTGCTCAAGCGTCTTTTGAG tttatTGCGCATATTAATCGTATGGCCACCCGCTATGAATGTCGTGTTCGAGACATGGAACGTTCGGGGGCGTCAAATGAGAGGATTGAGCGCCTCAAGGCTCAATTGGGGGAGGCAGTTCGGTCCAACCAGAGGCTTAGCGACCTTGTGGCCAAACTCGAACATCACCGGAGTGGGCTTATCAAAGAGCGGGATTCTCTCTCGACGAAGCTTAAGGAGTCCGAAGCTTCCTGCAATGGTCTGAAGCTCACCCTTAGCTCGGAGACGAGAAGGCTCAGGGATCGGCGTGATGAATATGGGCACCATGAGCGAATCAATGCCTTTCACGAGGTGGCCGGTCGCGTGCAGAGGCTCCTATCGAAGCACAAAAGCCACGCCGAAGCGGTTGAAGCGTCGCGGGAGAAATTCCTCGAATACAACCAAGCTGTTGGGAACGTTCAAATGCTTGAAACGCTCGTCGCCGAGGGTCGAATTTCCTTGCTTGATGAGGAGCTTAAGGGCCAGGTTGTGGCCGTGATGAATCAGCTGAAGGGCGAGGTTGGAGAGTTTGATCTGCCAGATATCTCCGAGGCTGATTTTGACTTGTCTCAGATTTTCGCCGGGCCTCTCCCCCCAATTCCGACTTGGATCGCTTCCCCAATCAGCGGGAATACGGAGGGTCATACTGATGAGGGCGGGGATGAAAGGTCGGAGAGTGGGGAGATCGGGGGTGAAGAACTGGACGAGCAGGAGCAGGTTGACGATCGTCCTTCAGACGGAGTTGAGGCGCAAGTCACCGACCAACCTTCTAATGGAGTCGAGGAGCAGGTTCCGGACTGTTCTGCCAAAGGGTTACCTCGTCCTTCCACTCCTGGGCGCGAGTCTCCGGTTGCTGGCCTAGTCTCGTGA
- the LOC104785000 gene encoding defensin-like protein 194 has translation MAMATKLVSTFAIFFFLALVISEMPKTEAHDEQCLKEYVDAPPSFCTARIYPSLCYYKCQSDKGAKGGKCYRKIGGDDNPLICFCNFCSDKPTDQFLSYV, from the exons ATGGCCATGGCAACTAAGTTAGTTTCTACTTTCgccatctttttctttctagctCTGGTGATCTCTG AAATGCCTAAGACAGAAGCGCATGATGAACAGTGCCTCAAAGAATACGTCGATGCGCCTCCAAGCTTTTGTACGGCTAGGATATATCCGTCATTGTGTTATTATAAATGCCAATCTGACAAAGGCGCCAAAGGTGGGAAATGCTACCGAAAAATCGGGGGAGATGACAATCCACTTATATGCTTCTGCAACTTCTGCAGCGACAAACCTACCGATCAGTTTCTAAGCTATGTTTGA
- the LOC104788791 gene encoding uncharacterized protein LOC104788791, with the protein MPITFDGKDLEGFDLPHNDPLVVELLIGESEVTRILIDTGSSVNVIFRDVLAKMEVGERDIMPECHSLTGFDGDHLMSVGTITLPIFVGGIARYFRFAVIDKPTIYNVILGTPWLHKMKAVPSTYHQCVKFPTSKGIYTLRGNQQTARACFLIEHKLRTGKKL; encoded by the coding sequence ATGCCAATCACTTTCGACGGAAAAGATCTAGAAGGTTTTGACTTACCGCATAACGATCCATTGGTCGTCGAACTCTTGATCGGAGAAAGCGAGGTGACGAGAATATTGATCGACACTGGAAGCTCAGTCAACGTCATCTTCAGAGACGTGTTGGCCAAAATGGAAGTCGGCGAACGGGACATTATGCCAGAATGTCACTCTTTAACGGGCTTCGACGGGGATCATCTTATGTCCGTCGGCACCATCACCTTACCAATCTTCGTTGGGGGGATAGCCAGATACTTCCGGTTCGCGGTCATCGACAAGCCAACGATCTACAACGTCATCCTTGGAACCCCATGGCTCCACAAGATGAAAGCCGTCCCGTCAACATATCATCAGTGCGTTAAGTTCCCAACTTCGAAAGGAATATACACACTGCGTGGCAATCAGCAAACCGCACGGGCCTGTTTCCTGATCGAGCATAAGCTTCGCACCGGAAAGAAattatag